From Triticum urartu cultivar G1812 chromosome 2, Tu2.1, whole genome shotgun sequence, a single genomic window includes:
- the LOC125538123 gene encoding transcription factor WRKY45-2-like, with protein sequence MKQIVVVALSGTDEKDDSRQDSQVPQFEEMTSGQEAIEKLSQELVGGHDLNARLLAMLRRGPLDGRGQEAAVAMSQELSRVFMVSLFMLRSGDSSRVAAPGATIAEGGIDQPTPTNDIPICGGEEVTPTRKGRQNGVTCKEITASPHSDGYQWRKYGQKNIQNRKFARCYYKCMFSHDRGCRAKKTVQQQDTSGGRRPMFQVTYVNEHKCQQEVVLPRESIGGNKHTTRSGHFDPQRAKLDDDVMASCLAMVIGGAAPAGLSSSSSPPPVVRASPSDPVGGRTPTLLDVSMGLDETTVAEILCRSPFAPVKAPAAPSSSSSSLPVEAINLSDPMRAGGGLPRSTDAMSMDEIYFPCGPLFSPFAAQSTIHSVDVPTAVARFTDTDSAWPYYL encoded by the exons TACCACAGTTTGAAGAGATGACGTCTGGGCAAGAGGCCATAGAAAAACTATCGCAGGAGCTCGTCGGCGGGCACGATCTCAACGCGAGGCTCCTGGCAATGCTGCGCCGCGGCCCCCTCGACGGACGTGGGCAGGAGGCGGCCGTCGCGATGAGCCAGGAGCTCTCCCGGGTGTTCATGGTGTCTCTGTTCATGCTCAGGTCCGGAGACAGTAGCAGAGTGGCGGCGCCAGGGGCGACCATCGCTGAGGGTGGCATCGATCAGCCGACTCCGACAAATGATATTCCTATCTG TGGTGGAGAAGAGGTTACTCCTACAAGGAAGGGTAGACAAAACGGGGTTACCTGCAAGGAGATTACAGCCTCGCCTCATAGTGATGGTTACCAGTGGAGAAAATACGGGCAAAAGAACATTCAGAACAGAAAATTTGCAAG GTGCTACTACAAATGCATGTTTAGCCATGACCGCGGCTGCAGGGCGAAGAAGACGGTGCAGCAGCAGGATACCAGCGGCGGCCGGCGTCCCATGTTCCAGGTCACCTACGTGAACGAGCACAAGTGCCAACAAGAAGTAGTGCTTCCCAGGGAATCTATCGGTGGGAACAAGCACACGACAAGGAGCGGTCATTTCGATCCTCAACGCGCCAAATTGGACGACGACGTCATGGCCTCGTGCCTCGCCATGGTCATCGGCGGAGCTGCGCCTGCAGGTCTATCGTCCTCATCCTCACCGCCGCCGGTCGTAAGAGCGAGCCCGAGTGATCCGGTCGGCGGGCGTACGCCGACCCTGCTGGACGTGAGCATGGGCCTGGATGAGACGACGGTGGCGGAGATCTTGTGCCGCTCGCCATTTGCTCCCGTGAAGGCACCTGCAGCtccgtcttcgtcgtcgtcgtcgctgcccGTGGAAGCGATCAACTTGAGTGATCCGATGCGGGCCGGCGGCGGACTCCCCCGGAGCACGGACGCTATGTCGATGGACGAAATTTACTTCCCGTGCGGCCCGCTGTTTTCTCCCTTCGCGGCTCAGTCGACCATCCATTCGGTCGACGTGCCCACGGCTGTTGCCCGGTTCACGGACACCGACTCAGCGTGGCCATACTACTTGTGA